The Thermocrinis ruber genome has a window encoding:
- a CDS encoding DDE-type integrase/transposase/recombinase: MDKTKIKARDRTYYLWLAVDERGLPVSVHLSRRRDS; this comes from the coding sequence GTGGATAAGACAAAGATAAAAGCAAGGGATAGGACTTACTACCTGTGGCTTGCGGTAGACGAGAGAGGTTTGCCTGTGTCTGTGCATCTTTCAAGAAGAAGGGACTCTTAG